A segment of the Fusobacterium ulcerans genome:
CCTGGACAGCTTTCAAAGGCAGATATAGAAAAAGCTTTAGATATTAAAAGTGAAATAACTACGAAAAACACAATAGAAATAAATAAAAAAATGATAAAAAATTCCCAAAACATCAAAGAGATATATTTAGCAGGAGGATGTTTCTGGGGTGTAGAAGCCTATATGAAAAGAATATATGGTGTAGTAAATGCTGTATCTGGGTATGCTAATGGAAAAACTGAAAATCCAAAATATGAAGATGTAGTCTACAGAAATACAGGACATGCAGAAACAGTTCGAGTAACTTATGATGCAGATAAAATAAATCTTTCAACTTTGTTAAAATATTACTTTAAGATTATTGATCCAACTACTTTAAATCAGCAAGGAAATGATAGAGGAAGTCAATATCGAACTGGAGTATACTTTCTAAATGAAGAAGATAAAAAAATAATAGATCAGGAGCTGAAAGAATTACAAAAAGCATATACAAATAAAATTGTCGTGGAATCTGAAAGCTTAAAAAACTTTTTTACAGCAGAAGATTATCATCAAGATTACTTAAAGAAAAATCCAAATGGTTATTGTCATATTGACCTTTCAAAAGCTGATGAAATAATAGTTGATAAAAATAGATATTCTAAATTAACAGAACAGGAATTAAGAGAAAAATTAACAACAGAACAATATAATATCACTCAAAATGCCAACACAGAAATGTCATTTTCAAATGAATATTGGAATTTTTTTGAAGATGGGATATATGTTGATATTACAACAGGGGAACCTCTATTTTCTTCAAAGGATAAATATAATTCAATGTGTGGCTGGCCAAGTTTTACTAAGCCGATAACTCCAGAGGTTGTAACATATCATGAAGATAAAAGCTTTAATATGATTAGAACAGAGGTAAAAAGCAGAGCAGGAGAAGCTCATCTAGGACATGTTTTCGAAGATGGACCTAAGGATAAAGGGGGATTAAGATTTTGTATAAATAGTGCATCTATAAAATTTATACCTCTATCAGACATGGAGGTAGAAGGATATGGGTATTTAATTCCACTGGTAGAATAAATGAATATAAACAGTGAACTTTTAATTAAAAATAAAATATTTAGCTGACTTAAAATTTTTCAGTAATAAAAAAAGGTGACTATCAAGCAAAATACAATTTTGACTTTTTGTCACCTTTAATATATTATTTATCTTTATTATACTCTTCAAGAGCTCTTTTTAAAACTATCATAGCATTTTCAATATCATCAACATTAGTACAGAAAGATAGTCTTACTTCCTGCTCTCCTTTACCTTCTGTCTTATAGAATCCAGGTCCGGGAGCTATAAGAAGAGTTTTGTTTTCATAAGAATAATCTGTAAGAAGCCATTTAGCAAATTTTTCAGCATTGTCTACTGGAAGTTTTGCAAAGATATAGAAAGCTCCCTCAGGTTTAGAACAGACAACACCAGGTATTCTAGAAAGATAACCATAGATAAGGTCTCTTCTGCTCTTATACTTTAATTTAACATCTTCTAAATAATTATCCATAGTATTTATCAGATTAGCAGCTGCATGCTGCTCTATAGTAGAAACACAAAGTCTTGCCTGACAGAACTTCAGGATATAATTCATAAGATCGTGATTTTTACTTGCAATAAGTCCTATTCTAGCTCCACAAGCACTGTAGTGCTTAGAGATACTGTCTACTAATACCACTCTGTCTTTAAGATCTTCAAGCTGCATAATAGAAGTATATGGAGTATCATCATATACAAATTGCCTGTAAACTTCATCAGCTATGATATATAAATCATATTTCTTAGCTATTTCTCCAATCATTTTTATTTCTTCTTCAGTATATATAGTTCCAGTAGGATTTACAGGATTAGAAAACATTATAGCTCTTGTAGTAGGAGTAATCAATGCTTCGATTTCTTCTCTTGGAGGCAAATGAAAGTTGTTTTCTATTGTAGTAGAAATAGGTTTTACCTTTGCTCCTGAAAAAATAGAGAAACTTGAGTAATTTGAATAAAAAGGTTCAGGAACTAAAACTTCATCTCCTTCATTACAAATTGACATAAGTGTAAAAAGGATAGCTTCACTTCCACCTTGAGTGATAAGAATGTCTTCTTTCTCAAGATTGATACCACTAGCTTTGTAACTTTTTACAAAACTTTCGATAAGCTGAGGGATTCCCCTGGAATCAGAATAAGTAACGATTTTTTCCTTGTAGCTATGAAGCCCTTCAAAGAAAGAATCAGGAGTAACTATATTAGGCTGCCCAATGTTAAGCTTATATACTTTAATTCCTTTTTTAGACGCTTCATCCGCAAGGGGAATCAACTTTCTTATTGGTGAAAAATTCATGTCTAAAGCTCTTGTTGATATATTCATATTATCCCCTCCATCATATATATTTTTTATTTTAGTTAACTTTTTTATTTTATCATATTTATGAAAAAAATACTATTAAAATTAATAAATAGAAGAAAAATTTTTCAAAACCCTTGTAATAATGCCAATTAAATAAAAAAATTGACCAGAAAATTCTCTGGTCAATAGGCATATACCATATATATTTAACTAAGCTTTTTGCTTTTCTTTTTTAAATACTCCATTTAGGATAAGAGCAAGTGCTCCATCTCCAACAACATTACAAGCAGTACCGAAACTATCTTGAAGAGCAAATATAGTAAGCATTAAAGCAACTCCATTTTCATCAAATCCTAATACAGAGATGATGATACCAAGAGAAGCCATAACAGTTCCACCAGGAACTCCAGGCGCTCCTACAGCAAAGATTCCTAAAAGAACTATGAACAGAACCATTGTTCCAAATGCTGGAAGATGTCCATACAGTACTTGAGAAACTGTCATAACAAAGAATACTTCTGTAAGAACAGAACCGCATAGATGAACAGTAGCTCCCAAAGGAATAGCAAAGTCAGCTATATCTTCATCTAAAGCACCAGATTTTTTAGCACAGCTCAATGCTACTGGAAGTGTAGCAGCTGAAGACATAGTTCCTACTGCTGTTAAATAAGCTGGTCCATAGAATTTTAAAAGATTGAATGGATTTTTTCCAGAAACAGCTCCTCCAATAGAGTAAAGAACTGTAAGCCAGATAAAATGTCCGATAAGAACTATTATAACTACTTTTAAGAAAACTGGAAGCTGTTTAGTAATTCCACCTTCATATGCAAGTGTAGCAAAAGTAGAAGCAATAAAGAATGGAAGTATAGGTATAATAATCATATAAACTATTTTAAGCATAATATTATTAAACTCGTCTAAAAGTCTTTCAAAGTTTTCAGATTGTGTCCAAACAACAGCAAGACCTAAGAAAAGAGCTAGAACTAAAGCAGTCATAACTGTGAATGGAGGTGGAATCTCCACTTTGAAAATAAGTTCAGGAAGATGTTTTAAACCTTCTACATTTGGAACTATGTGCATTTTAGGTATAAGGATAAATCCTGCTACCATTGAGAACAATGCAGCTCCTACAGATGAAAAGTATGCAAGCATAAGCATAAGTCCAAGCATTTTGCTGGCATTAGATTTCATTTTAGTTATAGCTGGAGCTATAAATCCTAAAATGATTAGTGGAACAGTAAATGATATTAACTGTCCAAGAATAAATTTGATAGATTGAATCACACCAATGACAGTTTCGTTGCAGTATAATCCAACTACTAATCCGATCCCTACTCCAAGGATCAGTTTTAAAATCAGACTATCTTTGATTTTTCCCATGATATTCTCCTTTGTAAATATGATTTTATAACAAAAACATCAATAAAAAGAATATATTGTGTTGTTTTTGTTTGTCATAATTAAGATATCATATTTTATATTAAAAATCAAATAAAATTTATTAAAAACATACTTTAAATGAAAGTATTTATAAAAAATGTACGCTGTATTTATAAGATTTATTATTAAATGATGTTTTTAATTAGAGGGAGGGGGAAATTAATATATACTGTATATACCTTTAAATAAAAAAAGAGAGTTCAAAACTTAATGAACTCTCTTTTGATAAAAGATTACAATTAATATTATTTCTTATATTTAATAAACTTAGATATTTGAATAATTAAAGTTGGAATAAATGCTAATAGATATATGTATAATAAATCATTAGTACTTAATGGTGCAACTTGGAATATTGAGTGGAAAACTGGGAAAATAAGAATTCCATTCAATAGTATAAATCCTATAACAAAAGCTGCTATAGAAAACATATTAGAAAATAATCCTAATCCAATTATAGAGCTTCCTCCTCTACAGTTAAATCCATGGAATAATCTAGCTAGGCACAGAACACTGAAAGCCATTGTACTTCCTTTCAGAGTATTTCCACCTTGATATCCCATATAGAAAGCCAGCATTACAAATACAGCAATTAATAATCCTTCAATAAGTATTTTTCCAGCAAGTTCTTTTGTAAGGATAGGCTCCTTTGGATCACGAGGTTTTTCTGTAAGAACATCTCCGTGAGAAGGCTCCATTCCAATAGCAATAGCTGGCAGGCTGTCAGTAAGCAGGTTGATAAACAACAGATGTACTGGAGCAAAAATTACAGGAAGACCTGCAAGAGATGAATACAATACAGCAAGAATACCAGCAGTGTTACCTGACAGAAGGAATCTTATTGAATTTTTAATATTAGAATAAATATTTCTACCAGTAGTAATAGCTTTTACTATTGTAGAGAAGTTGTCATCAGTAAGAATCAT
Coding sequences within it:
- a CDS encoding dicarboxylate/amino acid:cation symporter, with product MGKIKDSLILKLILGVGIGLVVGLYCNETVIGVIQSIKFILGQLISFTVPLIILGFIAPAITKMKSNASKMLGLMLMLAYFSSVGAALFSMVAGFILIPKMHIVPNVEGLKHLPELIFKVEIPPPFTVMTALVLALFLGLAVVWTQSENFERLLDEFNNIMLKIVYMIIIPILPFFIASTFATLAYEGGITKQLPVFLKVVIIVLIGHFIWLTVLYSIGGAVSGKNPFNLLKFYGPAYLTAVGTMSSAATLPVALSCAKKSGALDEDIADFAIPLGATVHLCGSVLTEVFFVMTVSQVLYGHLPAFGTMVLFIVLLGIFAVGAPGVPGGTVMASLGIIISVLGFDENGVALMLTIFALQDSFGTACNVVGDGALALILNGVFKKEKQKA
- a CDS encoding pyridoxal phosphate-dependent aminotransferase, which produces MNISTRALDMNFSPIRKLIPLADEASKKGIKVYKLNIGQPNIVTPDSFFEGLHSYKEKIVTYSDSRGIPQLIESFVKSYKASGINLEKEDILITQGGSEAILFTLMSICNEGDEVLVPEPFYSNYSSFSIFSGAKVKPISTTIENNFHLPPREEIEALITPTTRAIMFSNPVNPTGTIYTEEEIKMIGEIAKKYDLYIIADEVYRQFVYDDTPYTSIMQLEDLKDRVVLVDSISKHYSACGARIGLIASKNHDLMNYILKFCQARLCVSTIEQHAAANLINTMDNYLEDVKLKYKSRRDLIYGYLSRIPGVVCSKPEGAFYIFAKLPVDNAEKFAKWLLTDYSYENKTLLIAPGPGFYKTEGKGEQEVRLSFCTNVDDIENAMIVLKRALEEYNKDK
- the msrAB gene encoding bifunctional peptide-methionine (S)-S-oxide reductase MsrA/peptide-methionine (R)-S-oxide reductase MsrB, which gives rise to MKKLSSIKDINGKEYSFDQSGKKTYLKAWASWCPICLSGLEELNGMSKNTTEFEIAAIVFPGKNGEKETKEFKEWYNSLGYENIKVLIDEQGELLKIVDIKAYPTSIFVNEKGEIEKYYPGQLSKADIEKALDIKSEITTKNTIEINKKMIKNSQNIKEIYLAGGCFWGVEAYMKRIYGVVNAVSGYANGKTENPKYEDVVYRNTGHAETVRVTYDADKINLSTLLKYYFKIIDPTTLNQQGNDRGSQYRTGVYFLNEEDKKIIDQELKELQKAYTNKIVVESESLKNFFTAEDYHQDYLKKNPNGYCHIDLSKADEIIVDKNRYSKLTEQELREKLTTEQYNITQNANTEMSFSNEYWNFFEDGIYVDITTGEPLFSSKDKYNSMCGWPSFTKPITPEVVTYHEDKSFNMIRTEVKSRAGEAHLGHVFEDGPKDKGGLRFCINSASIKFIPLSDMEVEGYGYLIPLVE